One window of the Betta splendens chromosome 21, fBetSpl5.4, whole genome shotgun sequence genome contains the following:
- the LOC114847276 gene encoding uncharacterized protein LOC114847276 isoform X2 translates to MHLTEDFQTFLSSQQYKYSYCKVKLDYRTATARRGTSSRNLQATSSDNQGFSVMAFQNPCSKCGQHLQSHPVETAPEVVKNNDNGSSKDVKKQATRNSDTQESLVASQDSCLHCGHHLQPHPHQTAREVVKNNYMRFSSEDLNQAARNSDTQESLEPSQDSCSCCGHHLQPHPHQTAREAARKPNTQGSSVRASPGPCLHCGHQLQPHPDQTPKEEDAKGFSKKNTRTTTLSLFPSRPTVTVFSLVTGETFDAHKSLLKKVKNEMSSKTKMKNVPNQPDSDIIIVFCPIMSRVGSDVEAAMMHMKDLPSSDEKPVILVIMHHTRKDNYSTHGRKWSEIYPVIKSQVHVLFHETQPGLLKCNKNDQAVNEILKTLCLYSQR, encoded by the exons ATGCATTTAACTGAGGACTTCCAAACCTTTTTGTCTTCACAGCAATATAAATACAGTTACTGTAAAGTGAAACTGGATTACAG AACTGCAACAGCGAGACGAGGGACGAGCAGCAGAAACCTGCAG gCTACAAGCTCTGACAATCAGGGATTTTCAGTGATGGCTTTTCAAAATCCTTGCTCAAAGTGTGGCCAGCACCTTCAGTCTCACCCAGTTGAGACTGCACCAGAAGTTGTGAAGAATAATGATAATGGGTCTTCTAAGGATGTTAAGAAACAg GCTACTAGAAACTCTGACACTCAGGAATCTTTAGTGGCTTCTCAGGATTCTTGCTTACACTGTGGCCATCACCTTCAACCTCACCCACATCAGACTGCAAGAGAAGTAGTCAAGAATAATTACATGAGATTCTCTAGTGAGGATTTGAACCAG GCTGCAAGAAACTCTGACACTCAGGAATCTTTAGAGCCTTCTCAGGATTCTTGCTCATGCTGTGGCCATCACCTCCAACCTCACCCACATCAGACTGCAAGAGAA GCTGCAAGAAAACCTAACACTCAGGGATCTTCAGTGAGGGCGTCTCCAGGTCCTTGTTTACACTGTGGCCACCAACTTCAACCTCACCCAGATCAGACGCCAAAAGAGGAAGATGCAAAAG gtttttcaaaaaaaaacaCCCGCACGACAACTCTTTCACTCTTTCCATCTCGACCTACAGTGACAGTTTTCTCATTGGTTACTGGTGAGACCTTTGATGCTCATAAATCATTACTGAAAAAGGTGAAGAACGAAATGTCGTCCAAAACAAAGATGAAGAATGTTCCAAACCAACCGgacagtgacatcatcatcgTCTTTTGTCCAATCATGTCTCGTGTTGGCTCAGATGTGGAGGCAGCGATGATGCATATGAAAG ACTTGCCTTCATCAGATGAGAAACCTGTCATTTTAGTGATAATGCATCACACCCGAAAAGACAACTATTCAACACATGGAAGGAAGTGGTCTGAAATATATCCAGTCATCAAGTCGCAGGTTCATGTTCTCTTCCACGAGACTCAGCCGGGGTTACTGAAATGTAACAAGAATGATCAGGCTGTCAATGAAATACTAAAAACCTTATGCCTCTACAGCCAACGATGA
- the LOC114847033 gene encoding olfactory receptor 52I2-like, which produces MDNISQMTMLVLAGFNGTANYRVTLLALTFLCYCVILLVNLTIILTIIVDKSLHEPMYIFLCNLCINGLYGTAGFYPKFLNDLLFSTQVISQAGCLVQAFVLHSSASADSSFLALMAYDRYVAICRPLVYRSVMTKQRICTFVIIAWMVPHHLVLLSTVTSISRLCGSIIPKIYCVNILLINLACSPSIAKTIVPAVNSSIFTGHAAFVVWTYIQMIKTCLKSRENMNKFIQTCVPHVFALTIFTISLLFDLLYTLFGSKNLPQHAQNFLAIEFLIFPQIINPLIYGLKLTKIRNRILFVLKVLKPKDILKLNQPQQI; this is translated from the coding sequence ATGGATAATATATCACAGATGACCATGCTTGTTCTCGCTGGGTTCAACGGCACAGCAAACTACAGAGTCACGCTGTTAGCGTTAACCTTTTTGTGCTACTGTGTGATTTTGCTGGTAAATTTGACTATTATTCTGACAATAATTGTGGATAAAAGCCTCCATGAGCCCATGTACATCTTCCTGTGTAACCTGTGCATCAATGGACTTTATGGAACAGCTGGATTTTATCCCAAGTTCCTGAATGATCTGCTGTTTTCCACTCAGGTCATCTCTCAGGCTGGATGCCTTGTGCAGGCTTTTGTCCTTCACTCCTCAGCTTCTGCTGATTCTTCTTTTCTCGCTCTAATGGCCTATGACAGATATGTGGCCATATGTCGCCCCCTAGTGTATCGCTCTGTGATGACTAAGCAAAGAATTTGTACGTTTGTGATTATTGCTTGGATGGTTCCTCATCATCTGGTGTTGTTGAGCACAGTCACATCAATATCAAGGTTGTGTGGCTCCATCATACCAAAGATCTACTGTGTTAACATTTTACTTATTAACCTTGCTTGTTCTCCCTCCATAGCAAAGACTATTGTTCCAGCTGTTAACAGTTCTATTTTTACAGGTCATGCTGCCTTTGTTGTGTGGACTTACATACAAATGATTAAGACCTGCTTAAAATCCAGAGAAAACATGAATAAGTTCATTCAGACGTGTGTGCCACACGTGTTTGCTCTAACTATTTTCACTATATCTTtactttttgatttgttgtacACACTGTTTGGTTCAAAGAATTTGCCACAACATGCTCAGAATTTCTTGGCAATAGAATTTCTCATTTTTCCTCAAATAATCAATCCGCTTATTTATGGATTGAAATTAACAAAAATACGAAACCGAATTTTGTTTGTACTAAAAGTTCTCAAACCAAAAGACATTTTGAAAC
- the LOC114847032 gene encoding olfactory receptor 10A3-like, with protein sequence MENTSVSFYFNLTLFINIGHYRYPAFALCLLLYSFIVAANLAIICVILQESTLHEPMYIFIAFLTLNSLYGSAGFFPRFLVDLLSDTHFISRPACLTQIFVIYTYASCEMSILSIMAYDRYVAVCHPLHYHRKMSFKSVCALAFFAWVFPACNLTVSTVTMVRLPLCGTDIQRVYCASWNIVKLSCDSTAVNSVVAMLAAIIIAFVPFGFILYTYVRIIMACWKNSSEVKGKVLQSCLPHVNSFVAYSITSFTDTALSRQNLEELNPFVAVILSLEFVVIPPLLNPLVYGLKLPEIRRHVFMMFNLKLKAKKVLSRKLPESQLIHNL encoded by the coding sequence ATGGAAAACACCTCTGTCTCTTTTTACTTCAACCTCACCCTGTTCATCAACATTGGACACTACCGCTACCCTGCCTTCGCCCTGTGCCTCCTGCTCTACAGCTTTATCGTGGCTGCCAATCTGGCCATTATATGTGTAATACTCCAGGAGAGCACGCTTCATGAGCCCATGTATATTTTCATCGCCTTTTTGACTCTCAACTCTCTGTATGGCTCTGCTGGTTTCTTTCCCCGGTTCCTCGTGGACCTCTTGTCTGACACTCATTTCATCTCGCGTCCCGCTTGTTTAACGCAGATCTTCGTTATTTACACGTACGCCTCCTGTGAAATGTCCATTCTCAGCATCATGGCGTATGATAGATACGTGGCAGTGTGTCATCCTTTGCACTACCACAGAAAGATGTCCTTTAAAAGCGTCTGCGCGTTGGCCTTTTTTGCCTGGGTCTTTCCGGCCTGTAACCTCACAGTGAGCACCGTGACAATGGtccgtctgcctctgtgtggTACCGACATACAGAGGGTTTACTGTGCCAGCTGGAATATTGTGAAATTATCATGCGATAGCACTGCCGTCAACAGTGTTGTTGCCATGCTGGCGGCCATAATAATAGCCTTCGTACCATTCGGGTTTATTTTGTACACGTACGTGAGGATTATCATGGCTTGTTGGAAAAACTCGTCCGAGGTCAAGGGGAAAGTCCTACAGAGTTGTCTTCCACACGTTAACTCATTCGTGGCCTATTCCATCACGTCCTTCACTGATACTGCTTTGAGCAGACAGAATCTTGAGGAGCTGAATCCATTCGTGGCTGTAATCTTGTCGCTGGAGTTTGTTGTCATTCCTCCTTTACTGAATCCTCTTGTTTATGGGCTGAAGTTGCCAGAGATCAGAAGACACGTTTTCATGATGTTCAATTTAAAACTCAAAGCAAAGAAGGTTTTGTCTAGAAAGTTACCAGAATCCCAACTGATCCACAATCTCTGa
- the LOC114847276 gene encoding uncharacterized protein LOC114847276 isoform X1, with translation MHLTEDFQTFLSSQQYKYSYCKVKLDYRTATARRGTSSRNLQATSSDNQGFSVMAFQNPCSKCGQHLQSHPVETAPEVVKNNDNGSSKDVKKQATRNSDTQESLVASQDSCLHCGHHLQPHPHQTAREVVKNNYMRFSSEDLNQAARNSDTQESLEPSQDSCSCCGHHLQPHPHQTAREVVKNNYMAYSREDLKHAARKPNTQGSSVRASPGPCLHCGHQLQPHPDQTPKEEDAKGFSKKNTRTTTLSLFPSRPTVTVFSLVTGETFDAHKSLLKKVKNEMSSKTKMKNVPNQPDSDIIIVFCPIMSRVGSDVEAAMMHMKDLPSSDEKPVILVIMHHTRKDNYSTHGRKWSEIYPVIKSQVHVLFHETQPGLLKCNKNDQAVNEILKTLCLYSQR, from the exons ATGCATTTAACTGAGGACTTCCAAACCTTTTTGTCTTCACAGCAATATAAATACAGTTACTGTAAAGTGAAACTGGATTACAG AACTGCAACAGCGAGACGAGGGACGAGCAGCAGAAACCTGCAG gCTACAAGCTCTGACAATCAGGGATTTTCAGTGATGGCTTTTCAAAATCCTTGCTCAAAGTGTGGCCAGCACCTTCAGTCTCACCCAGTTGAGACTGCACCAGAAGTTGTGAAGAATAATGATAATGGGTCTTCTAAGGATGTTAAGAAACAg GCTACTAGAAACTCTGACACTCAGGAATCTTTAGTGGCTTCTCAGGATTCTTGCTTACACTGTGGCCATCACCTTCAACCTCACCCACATCAGACTGCAAGAGAAGTAGTCAAGAATAATTACATGAGATTCTCTAGTGAGGATTTGAACCAG GCTGCAAGAAACTCTGACACTCAGGAATCTTTAGAGCCTTCTCAGGATTCTTGCTCATGCTGTGGCCATCACCTCCAACCTCACCCACATCAGACTGCAAGAGAAGTAGTCAAGAATAATTATATGGCATACTCTCGTGAGGATTTGAAACac GCTGCAAGAAAACCTAACACTCAGGGATCTTCAGTGAGGGCGTCTCCAGGTCCTTGTTTACACTGTGGCCACCAACTTCAACCTCACCCAGATCAGACGCCAAAAGAGGAAGATGCAAAAG gtttttcaaaaaaaaacaCCCGCACGACAACTCTTTCACTCTTTCCATCTCGACCTACAGTGACAGTTTTCTCATTGGTTACTGGTGAGACCTTTGATGCTCATAAATCATTACTGAAAAAGGTGAAGAACGAAATGTCGTCCAAAACAAAGATGAAGAATGTTCCAAACCAACCGgacagtgacatcatcatcgTCTTTTGTCCAATCATGTCTCGTGTTGGCTCAGATGTGGAGGCAGCGATGATGCATATGAAAG ACTTGCCTTCATCAGATGAGAAACCTGTCATTTTAGTGATAATGCATCACACCCGAAAAGACAACTATTCAACACATGGAAGGAAGTGGTCTGAAATATATCCAGTCATCAAGTCGCAGGTTCATGTTCTCTTCCACGAGACTCAGCCGGGGTTACTGAAATGTAACAAGAATGATCAGGCTGTCAATGAAATACTAAAAACCTTATGCCTCTACAGCCAACGATGA
- the LOC114847276 gene encoding uncharacterized protein LOC114847276 isoform X3: MAFQNPCSKCGQHLQSHPVETAPEVVKNNDNGSSKDVKKQATRNSDTQESLVASQDSCLHCGHHLQPHPHQTAREVVKNNYMRFSSEDLNQAARNSDTQESLEPSQDSCSCCGHHLQPHPHQTAREVVKNNYMAYSREDLKHAARKPNTQGSSVRASPGPCLHCGHQLQPHPDQTPKEEDAKGFSKKNTRTTTLSLFPSRPTVTVFSLVTGETFDAHKSLLKKVKNEMSSKTKMKNVPNQPDSDIIIVFCPIMSRVGSDVEAAMMHMKDLPSSDEKPVILVIMHHTRKDNYSTHGRKWSEIYPVIKSQVHVLFHETQPGLLKCNKNDQAVNEILKTLCLYSQR, from the exons ATGGCTTTTCAAAATCCTTGCTCAAAGTGTGGCCAGCACCTTCAGTCTCACCCAGTTGAGACTGCACCAGAAGTTGTGAAGAATAATGATAATGGGTCTTCTAAGGATGTTAAGAAACAg GCTACTAGAAACTCTGACACTCAGGAATCTTTAGTGGCTTCTCAGGATTCTTGCTTACACTGTGGCCATCACCTTCAACCTCACCCACATCAGACTGCAAGAGAAGTAGTCAAGAATAATTACATGAGATTCTCTAGTGAGGATTTGAACCAG GCTGCAAGAAACTCTGACACTCAGGAATCTTTAGAGCCTTCTCAGGATTCTTGCTCATGCTGTGGCCATCACCTCCAACCTCACCCACATCAGACTGCAAGAGAAGTAGTCAAGAATAATTATATGGCATACTCTCGTGAGGATTTGAAACac GCTGCAAGAAAACCTAACACTCAGGGATCTTCAGTGAGGGCGTCTCCAGGTCCTTGTTTACACTGTGGCCACCAACTTCAACCTCACCCAGATCAGACGCCAAAAGAGGAAGATGCAAAAG gtttttcaaaaaaaaacaCCCGCACGACAACTCTTTCACTCTTTCCATCTCGACCTACAGTGACAGTTTTCTCATTGGTTACTGGTGAGACCTTTGATGCTCATAAATCATTACTGAAAAAGGTGAAGAACGAAATGTCGTCCAAAACAAAGATGAAGAATGTTCCAAACCAACCGgacagtgacatcatcatcgTCTTTTGTCCAATCATGTCTCGTGTTGGCTCAGATGTGGAGGCAGCGATGATGCATATGAAAG ACTTGCCTTCATCAGATGAGAAACCTGTCATTTTAGTGATAATGCATCACACCCGAAAAGACAACTATTCAACACATGGAAGGAAGTGGTCTGAAATATATCCAGTCATCAAGTCGCAGGTTCATGTTCTCTTCCACGAGACTCAGCCGGGGTTACTGAAATGTAACAAGAATGATCAGGCTGTCAATGAAATACTAAAAACCTTATGCCTCTACAGCCAACGATGA